Proteins encoded by one window of Arachis ipaensis cultivar K30076 chromosome B04, Araip1.1, whole genome shotgun sequence:
- the LOC107639780 gene encoding fasciclin-like arabinogalactan protein 10 yields the protein MAHNRHHLLLLLLAVFAAAVSAHNITAILESDPNYSQFNSYLSQTKLADEINSRTTITVLAIPNSAFSSITQNHPLPVIKNLLSLLVLLDYFDPTKLHKITDGTTLTTTLYQTTGNAEGNIGSVNITDIRGGKVAFGSAVPGSKLASTYTKSVKQIPYNISVLEISAPIIAPGILTAPAPSSSLNITALLEKAGCKTFASLIVSNGVIKTFQSTADKGLTIFAPSDEAFKAKGVPDLSKLTNAEIVSLLQYHAAAKYLPVGSLKTSKDAISTLATNGAGKYDLTVSVAGDSVTLHTGVDSSRVADTVLDSTPLSIYTVDSVLLPTELFGKSPSPAPAPEPASAPSPTPASAPSPAEAPSPLPASPPAPAGDVPAGAPSDAPSAEAERSGTSPKSASVRVEASFAVLTFTVAALCAVVFPTVFMS from the coding sequence ATGGCTCACAACcgccaccacctcctcctcctccttctcgcCGTCTTCGCCGCCGCAGTCTCCGCCCACAACATCACAGCAATCCTCGAATCCGACCCTAACTACAGCCAGTTCAACAGCTACCTCTCTCAGACAAAACTCGCCGACGAGATCAACTCTCGCACCACCATCACCGTCCTCGCCATCCCAAACTCCGCATTCTCTTCCATCACACAGAACCACCCCTTACCAGTCATCAAGAACCTCCTCAGCCTCCTCGTCCTCCTCGACTACTTCGACCCCACCAAGCTCCACAAGATCACCGACGGCACCACCCTCACCACCACCCTCTACCAAACCACCGGCAACGCCGAGGGAAACATCGGATCCGTCAACATCACCGACATCCGCGGCGGCAAGGTCGCCTTCGGCTCCGCCGTTCCAGGCTCCAAGCTCGCCTCCACCTACACCAAATCAGTTAAACAGATTCCTTACAACATCTCCGTCCTCGAGATTAGTGCTCCGATAATCGCGCCAGGGATCTTAACCGCTCCAGCTCCGTCATCCTCCCTTAACATAACGGCGCTCCTCGAGAAAGCAGGTTGCAAGACGTTTGCCAGCTTGATCGTCTCTAACGGCGTCATTAAGACATTCCAGTCAACGGCTGATAAAGGTTTGACCATTTTTGCACCTTCCGATGAGGCATTCAAGGCAAAAGGCGTTCCCGATCTGAGCAAGCTCACCAACGCTGAGATCGTTTCGCTCTTACAGTACCACGCCGCCGCTAAGTACCTTCCTGTCGGTTCCTTGAAGACTTCCAAGGATGCCATTAGTACATTGGCCACTAACGGTGCTGGAAAGTACGATTTGACGGTTTCCGTTGCCGGAGATTCAGTTACATTGCACACCGGTGTTGATTCTTCTAGGGTTGCGGATACCGTGTTGGATTCCACTCCCCTTTCTATTTACACTGTAGACAGCGTTCTCCTTCCTACGGAGCTTTTCGGAAAGTCGCCGTCGCCGGCGCCTGCGCCAGAGCCTGCCAGTGCTCCGTCTCCAACTCCTGCATCAGCTCCGTCGCCGGCTGAGGCTCCTTCTCCTCTCCCAGCTTCGCCGCCAGCACCTGCCGGTGATGTTCCCGCTGGTGCTCCGTCGGACGCGCCATCGGCGGAGGCGGAGCGTAGCGGCACCTCCCCTAAGTCTGCTAGCGTGAGAGTTGAAGCTTCTTTTGCGGTTCTCACTTTTACAGTAGCTGCTTTGTGTGCGGTTGTTTTCCCCACTGTTTTCATGTCCTGA